CCGTATTCGCCCGCGATCCGGGCGATGCTGCTGCGCAACCTGAGCAGATGGGCGCGGGCCTCGGCGATATTGGCGGAAACCGGGGTGCCGACCTCGATCTGGCAGCGCAGGAATTCGGGGCTGACCTGATCGGCCAGTTCGACCGCACAGGCTGCCATCAGGGCATCGGGGGCCTCGGCCAGATCGCCGGTGTCAATATCGACGAGCAGGTATTCCTCTTCGATGCCGAGGGTGAAATCGGGTTCGGTCATGGCGTGTCCTCGGGTGCCATTGCGTCCCGCGATGGCCGGGGGCTGTCTGCCCCCGGACCCCCGAGGATATTTCGGCACCAGAGATGGGATCAGTCGAGCGCCTTGAAGTTCAGCGCCACGCCATCCTTGATGCCCGAGAACCAGCGGGCGGTGACGGTCTTGGTCTTGGTGTAGAAGCGGAACGCGTCGGGGCCGTATTGGTTCAGGTCGCCGAAGGCCGATTTCTTCCAGCCGCCGAAGGAGTAGTAGCTGAGCGGCACCGGGATCGGGAAGTTGATGCCGACCATGCCGACATTGACGCGGCTGGCGAAATCGCGCGCGGTGTCGCCATCGGCGGTATAGATCGCCGTGCCGTTGCCATAATCGTTGTCCATGACCAGATTCAGCGCGTCCTCGTAGCTTTGGGCGCGGACGGTGGTCAGGACGGGGCCGAAGATTTCCTCTTTGTAGATGTCCATGTCGCGGGTGACGTTGTCAAACAGCGACGGGCCGCAGAAGAAGCCGTTCTCGTAGCCCTGGATCTTGAGGTCGCGGCCATCGACGAGCAGTTTCGCGCCTTGATCGACGCCCGAGGCGATCAGCCGGTTGATCCGGTCGCGCGAGGCGCTGGTGATGACCGGGCCGAAATCCACGTCATCGCCTGCGGTATAGGGGCCGACCTTCAGGTTCTCGATCTTCGGGATCAGTCGTTCGAGCAGCGCATCGGCGGTCTTTTCGCCCACCGGCACCGCGACCGAGATCGCCATGCAGCGTTCGCCGGCCGCGCCGAAACCTGCGCCGATCAGCGCATCGGCGGCCTTGTCCAGATCGGCGTCGGGCATGATCAGCATGTGGTTCTTGGCGCCGCCGAAACATTGCGCGCGTTTGCCGTTCGTCGCCGCGCGGCCATAGATATATTGCGCGATGGGCGTCGAACCCACGAAGCCCACGGCCTGAATGGTCGGGTGATCCAGGATCCCGTCAACGGCGTCCTTGTCGCCATTGACGACCTGCAGCACGCCATCGGGCAGCCCGGCCTGTTGCGCCAGTTTCGCCAGCATCAGCGAGGTCGAGGGCACGCGTTCGGACGGTTTCAGGATCATCGCGTTGCCTGCCGACAGCGCCGGGCCCATCTTCCACAGCGGGATCATCGCCGGAAAGTTGAAGGGGGTGATGCCCGCGACCACGCCAAGCGGCTGGCGCATCGCGTAAAGGTCGATGCCCGGGCCGGCATTATCGGTGAACTCGCCCTTGAGCAGGGCGGGCGAGCCCATGCAGACCTCGATCACCTCGAGCCCGCGCTGCACGTCGCCCTTCGCATCGGGCAGGGTCTTGCCATGTTCGCGGCTGACGAGTTCGGCCAATTCGTCCATGTGTTCGTTGATGAGCGCGCCGAACCTCATCATCACCCGGGCGCGGCGCTGAGGGTTGGTGGCGGCCCAGCCGATCTGCGCCTTTTCGGCGCTGGCGATGGCGGCGTCCAGTTCGGCCGCGCTGGCCAGCGGGACGCGGGCGATCACCTCGCCCGTGGCGGGGTTGTAGACATCGCTGAAACGGCCCGAAGTCCCCTTGACCTCTTTGCCGTCGATCCAGTGGTGAAGTTCTTCCATATCGTCCTCCTGATCGTTGGGTGATCCTTGGAACGTAACTTAGCCTTGCGGAAATGCGACAAGAAGAGGAAGTGTGGCAAAAGCGATTTGCATTTTTGCAAAGGGGCGGCAATGGACTGGGATGATCTGCGCATCTTTCTGGCGGTGGCGCGCGATGAAAGCCTGTCGGCGGCGGGGCGACGGCTGGGGATGGATGCCTCGACCGTGGGGCGGCGGGTGGCGCGGCTGGAAAGCGCCATCGGCAGTGCGCTGTTTTTGAAAACGCCGCAGGGTTATGCCCTGACCGAGGCCGGAGAGCGGCTGGTGGCCCCTGCCGAGACCGCCGAACAGGCCGCGCAGGCCGCGGCCGAGGCCACGCGGCGCGAGGCGGGGATTTCCGGGCAGTTGCGCATCGGGGCGCCGGATGGCTGCGCGAATTACCTGCTGCCGCAGATTGCCAGCGCCATGTGCGCGGCGCATCCGGGGCTGGAGATCCAGATCGTCGCCCAGCCCCGTGTGGCGAATCTGTCGCGGCGCGAGGCCGATATGGCGATTTCGGTTTCGGCCCCAGATACCGGGCGGCTGGTGGTGCAGCGGCTGAGCGAATACCGCCTGCATCTGGCCGGGCAGGCGGATTATCTGGCGGGCCATCCGCCGATCCGGTCGCTGGATGATCTGAAGCGGCACGCGATGATCGGCTATATTCCCGACATGATCTTTGACCGCGAACTGGATTACCTGTCGGCGACGGGGGTGGCCTCGGCGGTGATCAGCTCGAATTCGGTATCGGTGCAGATGCAGGCGATCCGGGCGGGGGCGGGGCTGGGGATCGTGCATGGTTTCGCCATGCCCTTCGTGCCCGAGCTGCGTCCGGTGCTGGGTGACCAGATCGCCCTGACGCGCAATTTCTGGTTGCTGCGCCATGCCGACGACCGCGCGTCGCGCCGCCTGAACCTGCTGGCCGAGGAACTGGCGGGCCGTATCCGGCAGGAAATCCAGCGGCTGGAGGCGCTGTTGTGGCAGGGGGCCTGAAGTCTGACTTGACGGGAAGGTTTTCACCGAAAAAGATGGACATAAACCTGCAAGGAGGGTGTGCGATGTTGGTGAATCAGATGCTGTCGATGAAGGGTGCCTCGGACAAGGCCGGGATCGAGGCGCAGACGATCGTGACCATCGCCCCCGAGGCGACGCTGGCCGATGCCGCGCAACTGCTGGCGGAAAAGCGGATCGGGGCTGTGGTCGTGTCCTCGGACGGGGTCCGGCCCGAGGGGATCCTGTCGGAACGCGATATCGTGCGGCAACTGGGCCGCAACGGGATCGACATCCTGAAGATGCCCATCCACGAGGTGATGACCAAGGCGGTCCAGACATGCGCCATGGGCGAGGATGCGCTGAACGTGCTGGAGCGGATGACGGCGGGGCGCTTTCGTCACATGCCGGTGGTCGATGAGGATGGCAAGATGCTGGGCGTGATCTCGATCGGGGATGCGGTCAGCGGTCGCCTGAAGGAACTGGCCGCCGAGAAAGAGGCGCTGACCGGGATGATCATGGGCAGCTGAACCTTACCCGCGGCGGGCGTCGAAATGGTTGCAATTCCGGCGCAAATCCGTTTTGGCTGACGCGACATTTCTGTTCGAGGACGCCCGATCATGCGCATTGGCCTCTATCCCGGAACCTTCGACCCCATCACGCTGGGGCATGTCGACATCATTCAGCGCGCGATGGCGCTGGTGGATCGGCTGGTCATCGGCGTTGCCATTAACCGCGACAAGGGGCCGATGTTCGATCTGGATGAGCGGGTCGGGATGGTGCGCGCTGAATGCGCCGACATCGTCAAGCGCACAGGCGGCGAGATTCTGGTCCACCCGTTCGAGAACCTGCTGATTGATTGCGCCCGCGATGTCGGCGCCACGGTGATCGTGCGGGGCCTGCGGGCCGTGACGGATTTCGAGTATGAATTCCAGATGGTTGGCATGAACCGGGCGCTGGATGCCGAGGTCGAGACGGTGTTTCTGATGGCCGACGCGCAGCGGCAGGCGATTGCCTCGAAGCTGGTCAAGGAGATTGCCCGGCTGGGCGGCGATGTGTCGAAATTCGTCACCCCCGCCGTGCGCGAGGCGCTGATCCAGCGGGTTCGGCGGGGCTGAGAATCGCGCATTGCCAGCGGGCCGTGGCCGCACTAACCTTTCTCTGCGCGCGAGTGGTGAAAGGTAAGTGATGACCCGTTCCGACTTGTCGATTCCGCGCCCGGTGCCCGAACCGCGCCGAGAGCCGTTGCCAAATCCGCAGCCGGACCAGCCCGACGACCTGCCCGACAGCGAACGGATCGGATTCGACGCGATTCCCGGGGCGCTGGCCGATGGCTGGCGGGATTTCCGCCGCGCGCCCGCCTTCGGGCTGCTGTTTTCGGCCTTCTATGTGGCGGGCGGGCTGGTTCTGGCGACGGTGGCCACGGCCTCGGGGCAGGACTGGTGGCTGATTCCCTTCATCGCGGGCTTTCCGCTGATCGCGCCCTTCGCGGCGGTCGGGCTCTATGATGTCAGCCGCCGGATCGAGGCCGCCGAGCCGCTGGACTGGCGTGCCGTCATCCGCGTCGTCTTTGCCCAGAGGAACCGGCAGATTCCGTCGATGGCGATGGTGATTCTGCTGCTGTTCATGTTCTGGGTCTTTGTCGCCCATACCGTTTTCGCGCTGTTCATGGGGGTTTCGGCGCTGACCAACATCACCAGCTCGCCCGAGGTGATGCTGCAAGGGCGGGGTCTGCTGATGCTGCTGATCGGCACGCTGATCGGCGGGGGCTTCGCGGCGGTGCTGTTCTGCATCACCGTGGTCGGCCTGCCGCTGCTGCTGGAGCACGAGGTCGATTTCGTCACCGCGATCATCGCCTCGTTCCGGGCGGTGGGGCAGAATCCGTTGGTCATGCTGCTGTGGGGCGCGGTGATCGCCGGGCTGCTGCTACTGGCGATCCTGCCGCTGTTTCTGGGCCTGTTCATCGCGCTGCCGGTGCTGGGCCATGCAAGCTGGCATATGTATCGGCGGCTGATGCCGTAAGCTGTCAGCCCCGCCCGATAAAGGGCATGTTCGTCGCCATCACGGTCATGAACTGGACATTCGCGCCGTTGGGCAGGCTTGCCATATGCAGCACGGCCTCGGCCACGGTGCGGACATCCATCATCGGTTCAGGATCGGGCGCGGACTTGCTGACCTGCACCAGCAGATCGGTCGCGGCATTGCCGATATCGATCTGGCCGCAGGCGATGCCGAAATCGCGCCCGTCCAGCGACAGGCTGCGGGTCAGCCCGGTCACCGCGTGTTTCGACACCGTATAGGCGACCGAGCCCGGACGCGGCGCATGGGCCGAGATCGAGCCGTTATTGATGATCCGCCCGCCCTGAGGCTGCTGCGACCGCATGATCCGGAAGGCCGCGCGGGCGCACAGAAACATGCCCGTCACATTGATGTCGATCACGTCGCGGAAATCATCGGGCGCGACACGATCGGGCGTGGCCGGGGTCAGCCCGCGCCCGGCATTGTTGAACAGCGCGTCGATCCGGCCCCAGCGGGTCGCGATCTGGTCGAAACAGGCATCCACCGCCGCGGCATCGCGCACGTCGCAGGGCAGGGTCAGGGCATCGGCATGGTCCTGCGCGGTTTCGGCCAGCGTGTCCTGATGGCGACCGATCAGCGCCACACGCCAACCGGCTTGCAGGAACTGCCGCGCCGTGGCGCGGCCGATGCCGCTGCCCGCGCCGGTGATGACGATTCCCTGCTGCATCCGTTCCTCCCTGTCAGCCTGCGATCACGCGCTGGCACTGGCTGCCCAGACCCTCGATGCCCAGCCGCATCTCTTGCCCGGCCTGCAGATAGCGCGGCGGCTTCATCCCCATGCCGACACCCGCCGGGGTGCCGGTGGTGATGATATCGCCAGGATGCAGCGTGCCATAGCGCGAACATTCCGCGACCAGCCGGGCGACGCCAAAGATCATGCTCTGGGTGCTGCCGTCCTGCATCCGTTCGCCGTCCAGATCCAGCCACAGGCGCAGGTTGCCGGGGTCGGCGATCTCGTCTCGGGTGACCAGCCAGGGGCCGATCGGGCCGAAACCGTCATGGCCCTTGCCCTTGTCCCATGTGCCGCCACGACGCAACTGCCAGTCACGCTCGCTGAGGTCGTTGACGACGCAAAAGCCCGCGACATGCTCCATCGCCTCGCTTTCCGCGATGTTTTTCGCCGTGGTGCCGATGACCACGCCCAGCTCGACCTCCCAATCGGCGGCGGTCGAGCCATGCGGCAGATGCAGCGAATCATCCGGCCCGGTGATCGAGCTGGTCCATTTGGTAAAGATCACCGGCTCGGCCGGGGCCTCCATCCCGGTTTCGGCGGCGTGGCAGGCATAGTTCAGCCCGATGGCCAGAAACTTGCCGACACCCGCGACGCAAGCGCCAAGGCGCAGGTCCTGCTGCGGCTGGCCATCCACCAGCGGCAGATCCTGCGGGTCCAGCGCGGCCAGCCGGCCAAGGCTGGTGGGGTCCAGCATGTCAGGGCCGATATCACTGACATGGGCCGACAGGTCGCGGACACGGCCTTCGCCGTCCAGAAGCCCGGGCCGTTCCTGACCGGGCGCGCCAAAGCGTAGCAGTTTCATCTGTTTCCTCCTCTTGCCGGCCGACAGGGCCGGGCAGGGGCAATCTAACCCCCGATCCGCGCGGCGGCTTTCACCGATCCATGAATGCTGTCTATCGCCCCTGCGGGCAATGGGGCGCGCATGTGGGCCTGAATGTCAAACGGCCCGCAATGCGGGCCGCTGTCACGAAATGCCGGGAACGGGTCAGGCGCCCGTGGGCGGGGCCAGTTTCTTGGTGGCGCCACCGGCCAAGGGGTCGTCCTGACGCTGGACCGAGCCCTCGAAATGCGCACCCGATTCGATGGCGATGGTCTTGTGGATGATGTCGCCTTCGACCCGCGCGGTGGCGGTCAGGCGCACCTTCAGGCCGCGAACGCGACCGACGACGCGGCCATGCACGACGACTTCATCGCCGACGATCTCGCCCTTGATGGTGGCGGATTCGCCGATCACCAGCTGATGGGCGCGGACATCGCCTTCGACATTGCCCTCGATCTGGATATCGCCTTCGGTGCCGATATTGCCGGTGACGGACAGATCCGCCGACAGCACCGAGGGGGTGCTGCGCGGGCGCGACGACGGTTGTGGCGGCTGTGCCTGCGGCGTGGGCGCTTCGCTGCGCTCGGGCAGCGGTGCGGGCGCGGGTTCGGCCGGTTGCGAGGGACGATTTTCAGTTACGCGGGTCTTAGAAAACATTTTCTGCAGCCTTGATGAAGCTCATCGGATCGACGGCGCGACCGTTCACACGCACTTCATAGTGCAGATGTGGCCCGGTCGAGCGTCCGGTATTTCCCATATCACCGATCAGATCGCCTTGCGACACCCTTTCACCAACCTTCACGCGAATGCGCGACAGATGGGCGTAACGGGTTTCGGTGCCCAGTTCATGCTCGATCTTGATCAGGTTGCCATAGGCGCCCTGACGACCGGCAAAGGTCACCACGCCGTCGCCGGTGACATGAACCGGGGTGCCGACCGGCGCGGCCATGTCGATTCCTTCATGCGCGCGACCCCAGCGGCGGCCAAAACCCGAGGAATAGCGGAAAGAGCTTTTGACCGGCATCGCCAGCGGCAGCTTTTCCATGGCGATGCGATAGGTGTTCACCTGATCCAGCGTGACCATGATCTGACGGGCTTTGACCTCACGCTCGCTCAGCGCGGCATCGCCACGGCTGGAGCGCGACAGCGGCGTCAGCGGCCCGCCCTGACCGGCATAGCCCGAGCGGATCTTTTCCAGCACCGTGTCGGGGTTCATCCCGACCGAGCGGAACACGTCGTCCAGCGGCTTGGTCGAGATGGCGACGGCGCTTTCGACCTCGGACAGGATTTCGTCGTTGCGGGCGATGATCGCGTCGCGTTCCTGTTGCAGCTGCTCGACGGCCAGACGCGATTCCTCGGCGTCCTTCTGGGCTTCGCTGCGTTCGGTGGCGGCCTGTTTCAACTCGCCCGACAGAATATCCAGCGCGACCGAGAATTCCTCGTTGCGGCTGGCATTCGCCAGTTGTTCGGGGTCGGCGCCCAGATCGCGGGCGGCCACACGGGCATTGTCGCGTTCGGAAATGGCGTTGCGCAGGGTGGACTGAACAACGCCCAGCCCGGTTTCCAGCTCGCGGCGGCGTTCCTCGGTGCTGAGCAGTTGCGACTGCATCTGCGACACCTGATCCAGCGCCACGCTGAAACGATTCTGTGCAGCCAGAGCCTCGGCGGCGCGGGCATCGCGTTCGGCGGACAGCTGGTCCAGTCGCGCCTCGAACGCGGACTGGCTGCGCATAGCCTCGTCGCGGGTGGAACCGGCGCTGACCGCGTCGATCACCAGAATCGAGCTGGCGATCATGGTCCAGGAAAACATCAGCGTGATGCCACCGATGGCGACAAGCTGGGTGACGGGGCGAAGCCTGATGAACCGCGTTGTGCTGTCCGACCGAAGAAAAAGACGCTTTTCAGGCAACCAATTTTCCAGCGATGCGTTCAGACGGTTCGTAAGGCGCTTTGGCAAGTCGTATCCCCCGGCGAGTCGCGCTCGTTTCAGCCGAGGCACGTTGGTTCCGCTCGCCCTGCGGTAAACAGGACCTGTTCCTTCTTGGCAACAGAGCAGGTGCCTTGCACGGGTCAGATGGGCGGATATGTGCCGCTTTTCGCGAGAATCCGCCGAAACCCTTGCGGATGGGCCACAACTTTCAGGCGATTTCATAGGGCAGGGGACCGTTCCTGTCGCTTGGGATGCGAACCGGCCGGTCTATCGGCGGGACCGATCGCTGATGGCAGTCGGGTCGCGGGCAGATCCGGCAGGAAATGCCGATGGGTTCGAAGATGCGGGGCTTCGACAGATCCAGCCCGTCGGCATAGACCATCCCTTCCGCATGGATGACCTCGCATCCCAGCCCGATGGCAAAGCGGCGGATGGGGGCG
The Paracoccus alcaliphilus DNA segment above includes these coding regions:
- the coaD gene encoding pantetheine-phosphate adenylyltransferase translates to MRIGLYPGTFDPITLGHVDIIQRAMALVDRLVIGVAINRDKGPMFDLDERVGMVRAECADIVKRTGGEILVHPFENLLIDCARDVGATVIVRGLRAVTDFEYEFQMVGMNRALDAEVETVFLMADAQRQAIASKLVKEIARLGGDVSKFVTPAVREALIQRVRRG
- a CDS encoding M23 family metallopeptidase; translation: MPRLKRARLAGGYDLPKRLTNRLNASLENWLPEKRLFLRSDSTTRFIRLRPVTQLVAIGGITLMFSWTMIASSILVIDAVSAGSTRDEAMRSQSAFEARLDQLSAERDARAAEALAAQNRFSVALDQVSQMQSQLLSTEERRRELETGLGVVQSTLRNAISERDNARVAARDLGADPEQLANASRNEEFSVALDILSGELKQAATERSEAQKDAEESRLAVEQLQQERDAIIARNDEILSEVESAVAISTKPLDDVFRSVGMNPDTVLEKIRSGYAGQGGPLTPLSRSSRGDAALSEREVKARQIMVTLDQVNTYRIAMEKLPLAMPVKSSFRYSSGFGRRWGRAHEGIDMAAPVGTPVHVTGDGVVTFAGRQGAYGNLIKIEHELGTETRYAHLSRIRVKVGERVSQGDLIGDMGNTGRSTGPHLHYEVRVNGRAVDPMSFIKAAENVF
- a CDS encoding bactofilin family protein; amino-acid sequence: MFSKTRVTENRPSQPAEPAPAPLPERSEAPTPQAQPPQPSSRPRSTPSVLSADLSVTGNIGTEGDIQIEGNVEGDVRAHQLVIGESATIKGEIVGDEVVVHGRVVGRVRGLKVRLTATARVEGDIIHKTIAIESGAHFEGSVQRQDDPLAGGATKKLAPPTGA
- a CDS encoding fumarylacetoacetate hydrolase family protein, with product MKLLRFGAPGQERPGLLDGEGRVRDLSAHVSDIGPDMLDPTSLGRLAALDPQDLPLVDGQPQQDLRLGACVAGVGKFLAIGLNYACHAAETGMEAPAEPVIFTKWTSSITGPDDSLHLPHGSTAADWEVELGVVIGTTAKNIAESEAMEHVAGFCVVNDLSERDWQLRRGGTWDKGKGHDGFGPIGPWLVTRDEIADPGNLRLWLDLDGERMQDGSTQSMIFGVARLVAECSRYGTLHPGDIITTGTPAGVGMGMKPPRYLQAGQEMRLGIEGLGSQCQRVIAG
- a CDS encoding SDR family oxidoreductase; amino-acid sequence: MQQGIVITGAGSGIGRATARQFLQAGWRVALIGRHQDTLAETAQDHADALTLPCDVRDAAAVDACFDQIATRWGRIDALFNNAGRGLTPATPDRVAPDDFRDVIDINVTGMFLCARAAFRIMRSQQPQGGRIINNGSISAHAPRPGSVAYTVSKHAVTGLTRSLSLDGRDFGIACGQIDIGNAATDLLVQVSKSAPDPEPMMDVRTVAEAVLHMASLPNGANVQFMTVMATNMPFIGRG
- a CDS encoding LysR family transcriptional regulator; amino-acid sequence: MDWDDLRIFLAVARDESLSAAGRRLGMDASTVGRRVARLESAIGSALFLKTPQGYALTEAGERLVAPAETAEQAAQAAAEATRREAGISGQLRIGAPDGCANYLLPQIASAMCAAHPGLEIQIVAQPRVANLSRREADMAISVSAPDTGRLVVQRLSEYRLHLAGQADYLAGHPPIRSLDDLKRHAMIGYIPDMIFDRELDYLSATGVASAVISSNSVSVQMQAIRAGAGLGIVHGFAMPFVPELRPVLGDQIALTRNFWLLRHADDRASRRLNLLAEELAGRIRQEIQRLEALLWQGA
- a CDS encoding CBS domain-containing protein is translated as MLVNQMLSMKGASDKAGIEAQTIVTIAPEATLADAAQLLAEKRIGAVVVSSDGVRPEGILSERDIVRQLGRNGIDILKMPIHEVMTKAVQTCAMGEDALNVLERMTAGRFRHMPVVDEDGKMLGVISIGDAVSGRLKELAAEKEALTGMIMGS
- a CDS encoding CoA-acylating methylmalonate-semialdehyde dehydrogenase, translating into MEELHHWIDGKEVKGTSGRFSDVYNPATGEVIARVPLASAAELDAAIASAEKAQIGWAATNPQRRARVMMRFGALINEHMDELAELVSREHGKTLPDAKGDVQRGLEVIEVCMGSPALLKGEFTDNAGPGIDLYAMRQPLGVVAGITPFNFPAMIPLWKMGPALSAGNAMILKPSERVPSTSLMLAKLAQQAGLPDGVLQVVNGDKDAVDGILDHPTIQAVGFVGSTPIAQYIYGRAATNGKRAQCFGGAKNHMLIMPDADLDKAADALIGAGFGAAGERCMAISVAVPVGEKTADALLERLIPKIENLKVGPYTAGDDVDFGPVITSASRDRINRLIASGVDQGAKLLVDGRDLKIQGYENGFFCGPSLFDNVTRDMDIYKEEIFGPVLTTVRAQSYEDALNLVMDNDYGNGTAIYTADGDTARDFASRVNVGMVGINFPIPVPLSYYSFGGWKKSAFGDLNQYGPDAFRFYTKTKTVTARWFSGIKDGVALNFKALD
- a CDS encoding DUF2189 domain-containing protein, encoding MTRSDLSIPRPVPEPRREPLPNPQPDQPDDLPDSERIGFDAIPGALADGWRDFRRAPAFGLLFSAFYVAGGLVLATVATASGQDWWLIPFIAGFPLIAPFAAVGLYDVSRRIEAAEPLDWRAVIRVVFAQRNRQIPSMAMVILLLFMFWVFVAHTVFALFMGVSALTNITSSPEVMLQGRGLLMLLIGTLIGGGFAAVLFCITVVGLPLLLEHEVDFVTAIIASFRAVGQNPLVMLLWGAVIAGLLLLAILPLFLGLFIALPVLGHASWHMYRRLMP